Proteins encoded in a region of the Zea mays cultivar B73 chromosome 2, Zm-B73-REFERENCE-NAM-5.0, whole genome shotgun sequence genome:
- the LOC103646011 gene encoding E3 ubiquitin-protein ligase PUB23: MAMEEPPQLFLCPISMELMEDPVTVLTGVTYDRSSIERWFFKYGKATCPATMQRLNSFDLTPNHTLKRVISTWLDHASSPSSSSSSTPLCNKLEREKLPSVFASIEATPFKVTALKNLRRCMDGDVAAQKDFVAYGGIQVLGRVMTQALAESCAGGDFSSFRTCEEAGAVLATLPLSDDASVELVLKPECMKPVVAVLQRGSAESRLHAMAILAKISRAIGADRDWTPGVDVDDLVKSLLELLSDGASAKLSYRALDVLLDVTARSRGARRAKAVEVGAVCVLVELLPDAERRIAERALLLLKRLCKCPEGRLAFVEHALAVSAVAQTLLRVSRLASGLAVSVLWLVACAVTPAERVLDDMLMSGGVAKLLALLQVENSASTKEKAAKLLSVHGAFWRQYPCFPTDLRDYLKFLN; the protein is encoded by the coding sequence ATGGCCATGGAGGAACCGCCTCAGCTGTTCTTGTGCCCCATATCCATGGAGCTGATGGAGGACCCCGTCACGGTGTTAACCGGCGTCACCTACGATCGCAGCAGCATCGAGCGGTGGTTCTTCAAGTACGGCAAGGCGACGTGCCCGGCCACCATGCAGCGGCTGAATTCCTTCGACCtcacgcccaaccacactctgaaGCGCGTCATCTCCACCTGGCTTGACCacgcctcctccccctcctcatcGTCGTCGAGCACGCCGCTGTGTAATAAGCTGGAGCGGGAAAAGCTACCGTCGGTGTTCGCGAGCATTGAGGCCACGCCGTTCAAGGTCACCGCGCTCAAAAACCTCAGGCGCTGCATGGACGGAGACGTGGCAGCGCAGAAGGACTTCGTCGCCTACGGCGGCATTCAGGTGCTCGGCCGCGTCATGACACAGGCGCTGGCGGAGAGCTGCGCCGGTGGAGACTTCTCATCGTTCCGGACGTGCGAGGAGGCCGGCGCCGTCCTCGCCACGCTCCCTCTCTCCGACGACGCGTCGGTGGAGCTCGTGCTCAAACCCGAGTGCATGAAGCCCGTGGTCGCGGTGCTGCAGCGCGGCAGCGCCGAGTCTAGGCTGCACGCTATGGCCATCCTCGCTAAGATCTCCAGGGCCATCGGCGCCGACCGTGACTGGACCCCTGGTGTAGACGTCGACGACCTGGTCAAGTCCCTCCTCGAGCTCCTGTCCGACGGTGCCTCAGCGAAGCTGAGCTACCGCGCGCTCGACGTGCTCCTCGACGTCACGGCGCGCTCCCGCGGCGCGCGGCGCGCCAAGGCCGTCGAAGTGGGCGCGGTCTGCGTGCTCGTGGAGCTCCTTCCCGACGCCGAGCGCCGCATCGCCGAGCGCGCGCTCCTCCTACTCAAGCGCCTGTGCAAGTGCCCCGAAGGCCGGCTCGCCTTCGTGGAGCACGCGCTGGCGGTGTCGGCCGTGGCGCAGACGCTGCTGCGCGTGTCGCGCCTCGCCAGCGGGCTGGCCGTGAGCGTGCTGTGGCTGGTGGCGTGCGCGGTGACGCCTGCGGAGAGGGTGCTGGATGACATGCTGATGAGCGGCGGTGTGGCGAAGCTGCTGGCACTCCTGCAGGTGGAGAACTCCGCGTCGACCAAGGAGAAGGCGGCGAAGCTTCTCAGTGTGCACGGCGCATTCTGGAGGCAGTACCCGTGCTTCCCCACTGACCTCAGGGACTACCTGAAATTCCTCAACTGA
- the LOC100279297 gene encoding uncharacterized protein LOC100279297, translated as MAAAGEVAGASSGTRTKRLKIAVIHPDLGIGGAERLIVDAACQLAAHDHDVHVFTSHHDKKRCFEETLSGLFPVTVHGDFLPRHVFYRFHAVCAYLRCIFVALCVLLRWPFFDVILVDQVSVVIPLLKLMASSKIIFYCHFPDLLLAQHTTMLRRLYRKPIDMIEESTTGMADLILVNSKFTAATFARTFSGLHARGIEPGVLYPAVSVEQFHEPHAYKLNFLSINRFERKKNLDLAISAFALLRSAAWTLPGDALQEATLTVAGGYDKRLKENVEYLEELKRLALTEGVSGQVNFVTSCSTSERNELLSNCLCVLYTPKDEHFGIVPLEAMAAHKPVIACNSGGPVETVVNEVTGFLCDPSPAEFSKAMLKLVNDHDLAVRLGEQARDHVVQKFSTKTFGDLLNSYVLNIYHERME; from the exons GTGGTGCTGAGAGATTGATTGTCGATGCGGCTTGTCAGCTTGCTGCCCACGATCATGATGTTCATGTCTTCACATCACATCATGATAAAAAACGTTGCTTTGAGGAGACTCTTTCTG GTTTGTTTCCGGTTACTGTACATGGGGATTTCCTGCCTCGCCATGTGTTCTACCGCTTTCATGCTGTTTGTGCTTATCTTCGCTGCATTTTTGTTGCGCTCTGTGTGCTACTCAGATGGCCCTTCTTTGATGTCATATTGGTAGACCAGGTTTCTGTTGTGATTCCACTACTTAAACTAATGGCATCATCGAAG ATAATATTTTACTGTCATTTCCCTGATCTGTTACTTGCACAACATACTACTATGCTTCGGAGGTTATATCGCAAGCCAATTGACATGATTGAGGAAAGCACTACTG GTATGGCTGATTTGATTCTTGTCAATAGCAAGTTCACTGCAGCAACTTTtgcaaggaccttttctggtttaCATGCTAGAGGAATCGAGCCTGGTGTTCTTTATCCAGCTGTCTCTGTTGAGCAGTTTCACGAACCCCATGCTTATAA GTTGAATTTCCTATCAATCAACCGGTTTGAGAGGAAAAAGAATCTTGATCTTGCCATTTCAGCATTTGCTTTGCTCCGTTCTGCTGCTTGGACTCTACCTGGTGATGCTCTACAAGAAGCAACATTAACAGTGGCAG GTGGCTATGATAAGCGTCTCAAGGAAAATGTTGAATACCTTGAGGAACTCAAAAGACTCGCATTGACGGAAGGGGTTTCTGGACAGGTTAATTTTGTTACATCTTGCTCAACATCTGAAAGAAACGAGCTTCTCTCCAACTGCCTCTGCGTTTTATACACTCCAAAG GATGAACATTTCGGTATTGTACCTCTTGAAGCCATGGCCGCCCATAAGCCGGTAATTGCCTGCAATAGTGGTGGCCCAGTGGAAACAGTTGTGAATGAAGTAACAGGGTTTCTGTGTGATCCCTCTCCCGCAGAATTCTCCAAAGCCATGCTGAAACTTGTGAATGATCATGATCTTGCTGTCAGATTGGGTGAACAAGCACGTGACCATGTGGTGCAAAAATTCTCGACCAAGACATTTGGTGATCTCCTCAACAGCTACGTCTTGAACATCTACCATGAGAGGATGGAATGA